In Acidiphilium acidophilum, one genomic interval encodes:
- a CDS encoding S-(hydroxymethyl)glutathione dehydrogenase/class III alcohol dehydrogenase, with amino-acid sequence MDVRAAIAWKAGKTLDLGTVRLEGPKAGEVLVEIKATGICHTDEYTLSGADPEGLFPAILGHEGAGIVVDIGPGVTTLKKGDHVIPLYTPECRQCKSCLSRKTNLCTAIRATQGKGVMPDGTSRFSCEGETIMHYMGCSTFANFTVLPEIALAKVREDAPFDKICYIGCGVTTGIGAVINTAKVQPGDNVVIFGLGGIGLNVIQGARIAGADKIIGVDLNNGRKAMAEKFGLTHFVNPSEIGEDLVPYLVNLTDGGADFSFECIGNVKVMRQALECCHRGWGTSIIVGVAGAGQEISTRPFQLVTGRNWRGTAFGGARGRTDVPKIVDWYMDGKINIDDLITHVLPFEQINEGFELMRKGESIRSVVVY; translated from the coding sequence ATGGACGTTCGCGCTGCGATTGCGTGGAAAGCCGGCAAAACGCTCGACCTCGGCACGGTGAGGCTCGAAGGGCCGAAAGCGGGCGAGGTGCTGGTCGAAATCAAGGCCACCGGCATCTGCCACACCGATGAATACACGCTGTCCGGCGCGGACCCGGAAGGTCTGTTCCCGGCCATCCTCGGCCATGAAGGGGCCGGCATCGTCGTCGATATCGGGCCGGGCGTGACCACCCTCAAAAAGGGCGATCACGTCATCCCGCTCTACACGCCCGAATGCCGCCAGTGTAAATCCTGCCTCTCGCGCAAGACCAATCTCTGCACCGCCATCCGCGCCACCCAGGGCAAAGGCGTCATGCCGGACGGCACCTCCCGCTTCTCGTGCGAGGGCGAAACCATCATGCACTACATGGGTTGCTCCACCTTCGCGAACTTCACCGTCCTGCCCGAAATCGCGCTCGCCAAAGTCCGCGAGGATGCGCCCTTCGACAAAATCTGCTACATCGGCTGCGGCGTCACCACCGGCATCGGCGCGGTCATCAACACCGCCAAGGTCCAGCCCGGCGACAACGTGGTCATCTTCGGCCTCGGCGGCATCGGGCTCAACGTCATCCAGGGTGCCCGCATCGCCGGCGCCGACAAGATCATCGGCGTCGATCTCAACAATGGCCGCAAGGCGATGGCGGAAAAATTCGGCCTCACCCATTTCGTCAATCCGTCCGAAATCGGCGAGGATCTCGTCCCCTACCTCGTCAACCTCACCGATGGCGGGGCCGATTTCAGCTTCGAATGTATCGGCAACGTCAAGGTCATGCGTCAGGCGCTGGAATGCTGCCATCGCGGCTGGGGCACCTCGATCATCGTCGGCGTCGCCGGCGCCGGGCAGGAAATCTCGACCCGCCCGTTCCAGCTCGTCACCGGCCGCAACTGGCGCGGCACCGCGTTCGGTGGCGCCCGTGGCCGGACCGACGTGCCGAAAATCGTCGACTGGTACATGGACGGCAAAATCAACATCGACGACCTGATCACCCACGTCCTGCCCTTCGAGCAGATCAACGAAGGATTCGAACTGATGCGCAAAGGCGAAAGCATCCGCAGCGTCGTCGTCTACTGA
- a CDS encoding c-type cytochrome, with product MTIPKFRTIIATTAIGLSAAALLSLAAHAADPSGTTTPKGETLAKGSDCFSCHAVDQKVVGPAFTAVAAKFAGKPGAETTLSDAIIKGHVGTWGNVPMPPHPKITQTDAKEIVSWILSLKKPGTTASAASGQKFTYTVKGKTVTTDFPILQKGTDKVTPMVFRGYELFNSYCFRCHGADADGGSYAPNLRASLNNGMSESKFLSIAMTGVKAKGMPSWAGFFTPHQIKAIYQYTAARAVDVVHQGTPKH from the coding sequence ATGACGATCCCCAAATTCCGCACCATCATCGCCACCACCGCGATCGGCCTTTCCGCCGCCGCCCTGCTCAGCCTCGCCGCCCACGCCGCCGACCCATCGGGCACCACCACGCCCAAAGGCGAAACCCTCGCCAAAGGCAGCGACTGCTTCTCCTGCCACGCGGTCGACCAGAAAGTCGTCGGTCCCGCCTTCACCGCGGTCGCCGCCAAATTCGCGGGCAAACCCGGTGCCGAAACCACCCTGAGCGACGCGATCATCAAGGGCCATGTCGGCACCTGGGGCAACGTGCCGATGCCCCCGCATCCCAAAATCACCCAGACGGATGCCAAGGAAATCGTCTCCTGGATTCTCAGCCTGAAAAAACCCGGCACCACCGCCTCCGCAGCCAGCGGCCAGAAATTCACCTACACCGTCAAAGGCAAAACCGTCACGACCGATTTCCCGATCCTGCAAAAGGGCACCGACAAGGTCACCCCGATGGTCTTCCGCGGCTACGAGCTGTTCAACTCCTACTGCTTCCGCTGCCACGGCGCCGACGCCGATGGCGGGTCCTACGCCCCCAACCTGCGTGCCTCGCTCAACAACGGCATGAGCGAAAGCAAATTCCTCAGCATCGCCATGACCGGCGTGAAAGCGAAGGGCATGCCGAGCTGGGCGGGCTTCTTCACCCCCCACCAGATCAAGGCGATCTACCAGTACACCGCCGCCCGCGCGGTCGACGTCGTCCACCAGGGCACGCCGAAGCACTGA
- a CDS encoding transporter substrate-binding domain-containing protein, with protein sequence MKHSALRRATLAGMTLATAAALAVSPAATAANAAPAANGKVLRVCADPNYLPYSNRAGQGFENKVAELVAKAMGRKLEYTWASYRGHGGYSNFLALNLDKHKCDVVMNLPFGDHEEAYTKPYYQSSYVFITRKDKHLHIRSMNSVSMRSIKIGFEADTTPETAIKLLDLINNAVEFNVASNPQSSPKELLQAVQDGKVGVMITWEPAIGDFLKDYPDLKIARVPSEEYGPGLPTVDYTYGMSMGVRKHDTALKLALDKVIAANKGEIAATLAKYDVKLLPNPRHVNFPNQ encoded by the coding sequence ATGAAACATTCGGCCCTTCGCCGGGCGACCCTGGCCGGCATGACGCTCGCCACCGCCGCCGCCCTCGCCGTCTCCCCCGCCGCCACCGCCGCCAACGCCGCCCCCGCCGCGAACGGCAAAGTCCTCCGCGTCTGCGCCGACCCGAATTACCTGCCCTACTCCAACCGCGCCGGTCAGGGCTTCGAAAACAAGGTCGCCGAACTCGTGGCCAAGGCCATGGGCCGCAAGCTCGAATACACCTGGGCCAGCTATCGCGGCCACGGCGGCTATTCGAATTTCCTCGCGCTCAACCTCGACAAACACAAATGCGACGTCGTGATGAACCTCCCCTTCGGCGATCACGAGGAAGCCTACACAAAGCCCTATTACCAATCCTCCTACGTGTTCATCACCCGCAAGGACAAACACCTCCACATCCGCTCGATGAACTCGGTCTCGATGCGCAGCATCAAAATCGGCTTCGAGGCCGATACCACGCCCGAAACCGCGATCAAGCTGCTCGACCTCATCAACAACGCGGTCGAATTCAACGTCGCGAGCAACCCGCAATCCTCGCCGAAGGAGCTGCTCCAGGCCGTGCAGGACGGCAAGGTCGGCGTCATGATCACCTGGGAACCCGCGATCGGCGATTTCCTGAAGGACTACCCGGATCTCAAGATTGCCCGCGTCCCCTCCGAGGAATACGGCCCCGGCCTGCCCACGGTCGATTACACCTACGGAATGTCGATGGGCGTGCGCAAGCACGACACTGCCCTGAAACTGGCGCTCGACAAGGTCATCGCGGCCAACAAGGGCGAAATCGCGGCGACCCTCGCGAAATACGACGTCAAGCTGCTGCCCAATCCCCGCCACGTCAACTTCCCGAACCAGTAA
- the gfa gene encoding S-(hydroxymethyl)glutathione synthase: protein MPIALHPSIDNGIKHGNPGFHGGTLHCHCASHKVEVRIDAQTAHNHACGCSKCWKPKGAKFSVVAVVPRDAVHVTANGNKLHIIDHNATIQRHACRECGVHMFGRIENKSHPFYGLDFVHTELSDEQGWSQPEFAAFVSSVIEQGTPPSEMAAIRNRLKELGLEPYDCLSPPLMDAIATHLAKASGALAA from the coding sequence ATGCCTATCGCTCTCCACCCGTCGATCGATAACGGGATCAAACACGGCAACCCCGGTTTCCACGGCGGCACGCTCCACTGCCACTGCGCGAGCCACAAGGTCGAAGTCCGCATCGATGCGCAAACCGCGCACAACCACGCCTGCGGCTGCTCGAAATGCTGGAAGCCGAAAGGGGCCAAATTCTCGGTCGTCGCCGTCGTCCCGCGTGACGCCGTCCATGTCACCGCCAACGGCAACAAACTCCACATCATCGACCATAACGCCACCATCCAGCGCCACGCCTGCCGCGAATGCGGCGTCCACATGTTCGGCCGCATCGAAAACAAATCCCATCCCTTCTACGGGCTCGATTTCGTCCACACCGAACTGTCGGACGAGCAAGGCTGGTCCCAGCCCGAATTCGCCGCCTTCGTCTCCTCGGTCATCGAACAGGGCACCCCGCCCTCCGAAATGGCCGCCATCCGCAACCGCCTCAAGGAACTCGGCCTCGAACCCTATGATTGCTTGTCGCCACCGCTGATGGACGCTATCGCGACTCATCTCGCGAAAGCATCAGGCGCTCTCGCGGCTTAA